The genomic segment CTTTTGTGTCTGGTCTTCTCTATCATGTCCTCATGTATCTGtcatgtagagtgtaagctcttgtgtcaggTCTTCTCTAAGACGTTCCTCATGTATCTGtcatgtagagtgtaagctcttgtgtcaggTCTTCTCTAAGACGTTTCTCATGTATCTGtcatgtagagtgtaagctcttgtgtcaggTCTTCTCTATCATGTCCTCATGTATCTGtcatgtagagtgtaagctcttgtgtcaggTCTTCTCTATCATGTCCGCATGTATCTCTCATGTAGAGTGTAAGCTTTTGTGTCTGGTCTTCTCTAAGACGTTCCTCATGTATCTGTCATGTAGAGTGTAATCTCTTGTGTCAGGTCTTCTCCATGATGTcctcatgtgtatatatgtaatgtagactgtaagctcttgtgtctggtCTTCTCTAAGACGTTCCTCATGTATCTGTCATGTAGAGTGTAATCTCTTGTGTCAGGTCTTCTCTATGATGTCCTCATGTATATATCTGttatgtagagtgtaagctcttgtgtcaggTCTTCTCTATGATGTCCCTgttttgtagattgtaagctcttgtggctCAGGACCTCCTTTCTATGAGATGACTACACCTGCGAGCTCTTTATAAATCACATACATTTTATTACGTCTTCATTGGTCCTTGATTTCATGACATTTTCTCGGGGCCACATCCTGCAGTTCTGACACATTTTTGGATATCTGTCTTCTAAGAAGCTCATGGTTCCTCCAGCCTCTGGCCAGTCTGTAGGTCTCCATGTTGTCCTCCTGCAATCACTTCACCCCCTGCTTCTGCCAGACTCCAGTCACTTCCCCTGGTGACTATTCAGATTAGTCGCCGACTCGCAGGCTTCCCAGAGCTTCCTGTTGACGGCCGGATCTCGAGTCTTCTTGGAGGGCGGTAcgatggtgcagtcactgtctatGAACTTCCCGGTCAGCCCCTCGGCCTCCTCTGATACAGAGCTGTAAATGGCGCTGGCCGCCCCCTCCTCCGCATTCTGAGAAAAAGACGAGaagatggaggaagagatgaGGCATTAGAAAGGAAATAGAGGAGATGTCACATAAGGAGAAAGGGATGAAGTCAAAGCAGGGGAACAGGAAGGAAATGGGGAAATGAAAGGTTGAAGAGGAAGGAAGCAGTAAGAACATTGAGGGGGCAGGAGGGGCAATGGAGTAAGAGGAGATGGAATATAAGGAAGTAGGAACTGGAAGggaaggaaagggaatgaaatgtgtaagagaagaaggaagaggaagGAAGCAGTAAGAACATTGAGGGGGCAGGAGGGGCAATGCGGAAGAGATGATGGACGGATTGGTGAGGAGCAGCTAACGATGGGGACAATAGAtatggaagggagtgacaggcagGAGACACTGGGAAGGAAGAATGGAAATGATTGCGGAAGAAGGGATAAGGGCGACAGGAGGGGTCGTGGACTGAGGACACGGGTGCAAAAAACTGGACAGGAGATTggagtgtgggggaggggggggtaacAGGTCATGTGACTGCGTTCTGACCTTAAAGAAGAAAAAGCCGATGATATTGAAGATGAATCGGAGCAGGAAGGGGTAGTTCCTCATGGCGTCCGTCATGACGATCCCAGGGTTCACGCTGTTCACGGTCACTCCTGAGGTTATACAATACAAGCTGTACTGACGCCCTTTACACACCCCGTGTGGGGGACGAGGGCGGACATTATAATAATCTGTGAGATGTCTGGACATAACCAGGCCACGGTGCAATGATGTCACTAGAGGCAGCTCTCCCTGCCCGCCTGCCATGCTCCTACCTGTCCCTTGCAGCCGGAAGGCCATGCTCCTACCTGTCCCTTGCAGTCGGGTGACCATGCTTTTACCTGTCCTTTGCAGCCGGAAGGCCATGCCTCTACCCAACCCTTGCAGCCGGGTGGCCACGCTCCTACCTGTCCCTTATAGCCAGGTGACCATGCTCCTACCTGTCCCTTGCAGCCAGGTGGCCATGCCTCTACCCAACCCGTTCAGCTGGAAGGCCATGCTCCTACCTGTCCCTTATAGCCAGGTGACCATGCTCCTACCTGTCCCTTGTAGCCTAAAGGCTATGCTCCTACCTGTCCCTTGCAGCCGGAAGGCCATGCTCCTACCTGTCCCTTGCAGCTGGGTGGCCAGGTCCTTGGCCCAGATGGCGTTCATGAGCTTGGTGCTGTTGTACGAGTCGTTGTACCTGTTCTTCTCCAGGTTCTTTCCCCACAAGTTGCTGGTGTCAATGTTTCCTTGTCCGTGCATGAAAGAGGACACAACCACAATGCGGCTGGGCGCCGTCCGCTTCAGGAGGTCTGACGGGTGAGAAGAACAGCCTCACATGAACACGAATGTACCCAACAGCCTAAACAACGAGACTAATACTGGGATTGCAAATAATATTGgagatatggcactcaatatctggaaatttttttttgctcaaaacaagtcactttattggtgcaataaaatatttaaaatgtcatacaaagtacgtaatttgtgcagaatttaaataacataataataaaaagtcaCAATCGACAATATAAAAAATCACTTATAGTGTATATAAACACACATCAGACAGCAAATGGGTTATTGTCTATAATCTGATTGAATAGGTCCAGAAGGTTAAATTCTCAACACTAGAGCACTGAATGTGTTATTGCTCAATAGTTTTCAATGAGAAATGTCACCATTGATTCGGTATATATCACCGATTATCATTATTATAGTACAGTCGCAGGATTTTCTGATTTAATAATAGGAGTTattccgaatatatatatatcacagttcATGGAACTTATCGGATTAAAGTTCAGAAGATGTtagctctaggtggcgtcccaccttttGTTTCAAGCTATTTAAATCCCTTACCTCCACTTCTCAATGCGGTTTTTTCAATCACCGTTTCCTCAGCGTCCCAAATGTTCGATTTCTCCTTACTTGTAAATCAGAATGTCTCACTCTGAGGAGTTTTTGAACTTGATGTAGGACGAGTTTATCATTTAGGAGGTTGTTGGTAAGGGAGGTGTAGCTGTAGATCTCCTTGCGTACGCCAAaaatggtggtaatgtggggtccaggttcctcccagacgcgtttcgaagtcccaaggggtgctgacttcttcctcactgaggaagaagtcagcaccccttgggacttcgaaacgcgtctgggaggaacctggaccccacattaccaccatttTTGGCGTACGCAAGGAGATCTACAGCTACACCTCCCTTACCAACAACCTCCTAAATGATAAACTCGTCCTACATCAAGTTCAAAAACTCCTCAGAGTGAGACATTCTGATTTACAAGTAAGGAGAAATCGAACATTTGGGACGCTGAGGAAACGGTGATTGAAAAAACCGCATTGAGAAGTGGAGGTAAGGGATTTAAATAGCTTGAAACaaaaggtgggacgccacctagagctaACATCTTCTGAACTTTAATCCGATAAGTTCCATgaactgtgatatatatatattcggaatAACTCCTATTATTAAATCAGAAAATCCTGCGACTGTACTATAATAATGATAATCGGTGATATATACCGAATCAATGGTGACATTTCTCATTGAAAACTATTGAGCAATAACACATTCAGTGCTCTAGTGTTGAGAATTTAACCTTCTGGACCTATTCAATCAGATTATAGACAATAACCCATTTGCTGTCTGATGTGTGTTTATATACACTATAAGTGATTTTTTATATTGTCGATTGtgactttttattattatgttatttaaattctgcacaaattacgtactttgtatgacattttaaatattttattgcaccaataaagtgacttgttttgagcaaaaaaaaatttccagatattgagtgccatatctcCAATATTATTTGAAATTCTTTACTTTCTGGTGTTTGGAGTTTACACCTAGATATTGAGCACCTCTCCACCCTACGGAGCAGTAGAGCCACTCCATTTTTGTTAAATAATACTGGGATTGATTGGTCATGTCTGGTCTGTATGGACAGGACAATACAGGGATCAATTGGTTAAAAGAGTTACAGGGATCAATTGGTTAAAAGAGTTACAGGGATCAATTGGTTGTGTCTGCCCTGAATGGATAGGATCATACAGGGATTGATTGGTCGTGTCTGCTCTGTATCGGTGGTACTTATCCAGCAGCAGGTTTTCCACTGGCAGGTAGTACTTACccagcagcaggtgggtgagCAGGAAAGGGCCCAGGTGGTTTGTGGTGAATGTGATCTCTAGTCCCTCAGGAGTGATGGCGTACGGCAGTCCTGCAATTCACAACGTACAATGTATATCAGCCTGTAGTACCTGAGCACCATGTACGTCGGCCTGTAGTACCTGAGCACCATGTATATAAGCCTGTAGTCCCCGAGTGCCATGTACGTCGGCCTGTAGTACCTAAGTGCCATGTACGCCAGCCTGTAGTCCCCGAGTGCCATATACGCCAGCCTGTAATACATGAGCGCCATGTATATAAGCCTGTAGTACCTGAGAGCCATGTACGTCGGCCTGTAGTACCTGAGCACCATGTATGCCAGCCTGTAGTACTTGAACACCATGTATATAAGCCTGTAGTCCCCGAGTGCCATGTACGTCGGCCTGTAGTACCTAAGTGCCATGTACGCCAGCCTGTAGTCCCCGAGTGCCATATAGGCCAGCCTGTAATACCTGAGCGCCATGTATATAAGCCTGTAGTACCTGAGCGCCATGTATATAAACCTGTAGTACCTGAGCAACATGTACACCGGCCTGTAGTACCTGAGCGCCATGTACGTCGGCCTGTAGTACCTAAGCACTAGTACGTCGGCCTGTAGTACCTGAGCGCCATGTACGCCAGCCTCTAGTCCCCGAGTGCCATGTACATCGACCTGTAGTACCTGAGCACCATGTACGTCGGCCTGTAGTACCTGAGCGCCATGTACATTAGCCTGTAGTACCTGAGAGCCATGTACATTAGCCTGTAGTACCTGAGCGCCAATTACGTTGGCCTTTAGTACCTGAGCGCCATGTATGCCAGCCTGTAGTACTTGAGCACCATGTATATAAGCCTGTAGTCCCCGAGTGCCATGTACGTCGGCCTGTAGTACCTAAGTGCCATGTACGCCAGCCTGTAGTCCCCGAGTGCCATATACGCCAGCCTGTAATACATGAGCGCCATGTATATCAGCCTGTAGTACCTGAGCACCATGTATATAAGCCTGTAGTACCTGAGCACCATGTACGTCGGCCTGTAGTACCTGAGCTCCATGTACGTCGGCCTGTAGTACCTGAGCACTAGTACGTCGGCCTGTAGTACCTGAGTGCCATGTACGCCAGCCTGTAGTCCCCGAGTGCCATATAGGCCAGCCTGTAATACCTGAGCGCCATGTATATAAGCCTGTAGTACCTGAGCGCCATGTATATAAACCTGTAGTACCTGAGCAACATGTACACCGGCCTGTAGTACCTGAGCGCCATGTACGTCGGCCTGTAGTACCTGAGCACTAGTACGTCGGCCTGTAGTACCTGAGCGCCATGTACGCCAGCCTCAAGTCCCCGAGTGCCATGTACATCGACCTGTAGTACCTGAGCACCATGTACGTCGGCCTGTAGTACCTGAGCGCCATGTACATTAGCCTGTAGTACCTGAGAGCCATGTACATTAGCCTGTAGTACCTGAGCGCCAATTACGTTGGCCTTTAGTACCTGAGCGCCATGTATGCCAGCCTGTAGTACTTGAACACCATGTATATAAGCCTGTAGTCCCCGAGTGCCATGTACGTCGGCCTGTAGTACCTAAGTGCCATGTACGCCAGCCTGTAGTCCCCGAGTGCCATATAGGCCAGCCTGTAATACCTGAGCGCCATGTATATAAGCCTGTAGTACCTGAGCACCATGTATATAAGCCTGTAGTACCTGAGCACCATGTACGTCGGCCTGTAGTACCTGAGCTCCATGTACGTCGGCCTGTAGTACCTGAGCACTAGTACGTCGGCCTGTAGTACCTGAGTGCCATGTACGCCAGCCTGTAGTCCCCGAGTGCCATATAGGCCAGCCTGTAATACCTGAGCGCCATGTATATAAGCCTGTAGTACCTGAGCGCCATGTATATAAACCTGTAGTACCTGAGCAACATGTACACCGGCCTGTAGTACCTGAGCGCCATGTACGTCGGCCTGTAGTACCTGAGCACTAGTACGTCGGCCTGTAGTACCTGAGCGCCATGTACGCCAGCCTCAAGTCCCCGAGTGCCATGTACATCGACCTGTAGTACCTGAGCACCATGTACGTCGGCCTGTAGTACCTGAGCGCCATGTACATTAGCCTGTAGTACCTGAGCGCCATGTATATCAGCTTGTAGTACCTGAGCGCCATGTACATTAGCCTGTAGTACCTGAGAGCCATGTACATTAGCCTGTAGTACCTGAGCGCCATTTACGTTGGCCTTTAGTACCCGAGCGCCATGTACGCCAACCTGTAGTACCTGAGCACCATGAATATCAGCCTGTAGTACCTGAGAGCCATGTACATTAGCCTGTAGTATCTGAGCGCCGTGTACGTCGGCCTGTAGTATCTGAGCGCCATGTATATAAGCCTGTAGTACCTGAGAGCCATGTACGTCGGCCTGTAGTACCTGAGAGCCATGTATATCAGTGTGTAGTACCTGAACACGATGTatatcaggcctcatgcacacgaccgtatttttttgcggtccgcaaaacggggttcccgtgatccgtgaccgttttttcgtccgtgggtcttccttgatttttggaggatccacggacatgaaaaaaaagtcgttttggtgtccgcctggtcgtgcggagccaaacggatccgtcctgaattacaatgcaagtcaatggggacggatccgtttgacgttgacacaatatggtgccatttcaaacggatccgtcccccattgactttcaatgtaaagtcaggagttaatataccataggatgggagttttctccaatccgatggtatattttaacttgaagcgtccccatcaccatgggaacgcctctatgttagaatatactgtcggatatgagttagatcgtgaaacctcatttccgacagtatattctaacacagaggcgttcccatggtgatggggacgcttctagttagaatatactacaaactgtgtacatgactgccccctgctgcctagcagcatccgatctcttacagggggccgtgatcagcacaattaacccctcaggtgccgcacctgaaggggttaattgtactatcatatccccctgtaagagatcagggctgccaggcagcagggggcagacccccccccctccccagtttgaatatcattggtggccagtgcggcccccccccccttcctccctctattgtaataaatcgttggtggcacagtgtgcgcccccccccttcctccctctattgtaataaatcgttggtggcacagtgtgcgccccccccccttcctccctctattgtaataaatcgttggtggcacgatgtgcgccccccatcggccccccctccctctatagcattaacaacattggtggccagtgtgcggcctcccataacccccccccccccccgatcattggtggcagcgggttactagcaatagtacaatagtagaagattcatacttacctgtgagctgcgatgttcgtgtccggccgggagctcctcctactggtaagtgacagttcatttagcaatgcgccgcacagacctgtcacttaccagtaggtggagctcccggccggacacgaacatcgcagcagcaggtaagtatgaatcttctactaatgtactattgctaagtaaccatggcaaccaggactgtagtagcgtcccggttgccatggttaccgatcggagccccagcgattaaactgggactccgatcggaactccgctgccaccaatgatggggaggggagatgggaggccgcacactggccaccaatgttgttaatgctatagagggagggggggccgatggggggcgcacactgtgccaccaacgaattattacaatagagggagggaggggggggggcgcacactgtgccaccaacgaattattacaatagagggagggagggaggggggggcactggccgcactggccatcaatgatattcaaactggggaggggggggggggagggtctgccccctgctgcctggcagccctgatctcttacagggggatatgatagtacaattaaccctttcaggtgccgcacctgaaggggttaattgtgctgatcacggccccctgtaagagatcgggtgctgccaggcagcagggggcagtcttgtacacagtttgtagtgtattctaactagaagcgtccccatcaccatgggaacgcttctgtgttagaatatactgtcggttctgagttttcacgaagtgaaaactcagctttgaaaaagctttatgcagacggatcttcggatccgtctgtataaaaactaacctacggccacggatcacggacacggatgccaatcttgtgtgcatccgtgttctttcacggacccattgacttgaatgggtccgtgaaccgttggccgtgaaaaaaataggacaggtcatatttttttcacggccaggaaacacggctcacggatgcggctgccaaacggtgcattttccgatttttccacggacccattgaaagtcaatgggtccgcgaaaaaaaaacagaaaacggcacaacggccacgggtgcacacaacggtcgtgtgcatgaggcctcagcctgtagtacctgagcgccatgtgtatgtacagtacagaccaaaagtttggacacaccttctcattcaaagagttttctttattttcatgacttcaAGAgactgccaagagtgtgcaaagcagtaatcaaagcaaaaggtggctactttgaagaacctagaatatgacatattgtcagttgtttcacacttgtttgttatgtatataattccacatgtgttaattcatagttttgatgccttcatagtcatgaaaataaagaaaactctttgaatgagaaggtgtgtccaaacttttggtctgtactgtacgtcagcctgtagtacctgaGCGCCATGTATATCAGTCTATAGTACCTGAGCATGATGTATATCAGCCTGTAGTACCTGAGCGCCATGTGTATCAGCCTCTAGTACCTGAGCACGATGTATGTAGGCCTGTAGTACCCAAGTGCCATGTACGTAGGCCTGTAGTACCTGAGCGCCATGTACGTTGGCCTGTAGTACTGGAGCACGATGTATGTAGGCCTGTAGTACCCAAGTGCCATGTACGTAGGCCTGTAGTACCTGAGCACCATGTATGTCGGCCTGTAGTACCTGAGCACCATGTATGTCAGCCTGCAATACCTGAGGCCCCAGCATTGTTGACCAGGATGTCCAGTCTCTTCTCCTCCTTCAGGATCTGCTCAGCGAAGCTTCGGACGGACGCCATGCTGCTGGTGTCCAGGATGCTGAGGATGACATTCCTGTTGCTGGTCTCCCTCTTGATCTCATCCACGGCTTTCTGTCCTCGATCACGGCTACGACACGCCAGGATCACGCGGGCATTCCTCCGGGCAAAGTCCAAGGCCACCTGCTTCCCGATACCTGGCAGACAAGAAGGTACGCTGAGAACCACAGGCCATCATTCGGATAAAATACGATCTCTTCTTTCCCTCATACTAAAGTAAGAGGCTGTCATGTCCCTTTGGGGTCACTTATCTTCTAGAAGACCACACAACCCGACCTACCTCATCCTGGTTCAGGATCCACCATGAAAACAATGGAATTTAACCTAAGAGCGGCCAGACCTGACTCCACCCCGATGGCTCTGACTCCACACTGATGGCTGTGACTCCACTCTAATTGCTCTAACTCAACCCTTATGGTCATGACTCCACCCCGATGGCCCTGACTCCGCCCTGATGCTATGACTCCTCCCCAATGGTTTTGACCCCACCCTGATGCTATGACTCCTCCCCAATTACATTGTTTGCCTAGAAAGGTCCTTAGCATCCTCCCTTGTGGACTGGGGACAACAGTCCTGGACTGCTGACTTTAGACCAAAGCAACAACTCATCGGCTTCTTCCATCTTTAAGGACATTATAAAGAGGTCCTCGTCCCAGGTGACCACCGTCAGCAGATATGGGTACAGTTTCCTTACTCTCAGCAGTAGAGATGTAGCGTCACATTGTGGGGGCCACTAGAGGGGGTCCTGAGTGTAAGACATCCATAGGATAAGTCAGCCCCTTCTATGGAGGACAAAGCCTGTAACAGACTATCCGTCGTGGGAGCCAAACCACCGGTCATTGTCACCACACGTGATGTCATTGGTTGGTGCAGACACTCACATCAGACCCAGTGACTGGACAGTAGATGGCAGTAGACCCACCCTGTGCTGCGGCCGGGGGTAAATGACCCTGTGTCTTCTTTGAGGCTGGAGATACTATTTGCCTCTTATCTTATCACCCGACCTTCATCTTCTCGGTGGACCTTCTAGACCTCTTCCTCCCAGCCTATCTAATCTCCCGTGTGACGGCCTCGCCCTGCGGGGTCAGTGAACTCACAGGGTCACACGTGATAAAACACGTCACCTGATGATCATACATGAGAGAAACCAGGCCAGACAATGACAATATATACACCACATAGAGAAATCCATCGCTTCAAGGGGCCACTTACAGTGACTGGCAAAAGTATTCACCACCTTAGGGGGTGGATAGCTTTGCAAGGCACTCTACTTTTAAACTGGCCACATTATAAACAGGCTGCGGATGAAGAACTAAGAACGTAGGGGCCCAAGCATCACCAACTCATGACTGATGTGTCCACCAGGCAGCTCCTGTATAATATGAAGTCCACTCCTACACTGGAGTAACGCTTAGTGCGCTGCCATAATTAATGGAGAAAGCGTATGAA from the Bufo bufo chromosome 2, aBufBuf1.1, whole genome shotgun sequence genome contains:
- the LOC120990566 gene encoding retinol dehydrogenase 14-like isoform X1 → MELPSFLSHPVWFFCSVVLAVVLRLQRKGSWEARKCRADLTGKTAIVTGANTGIGKQVALDFARRNARVILACRSRDRGQKAVDEIKRETSNRNVILSILDTSSMASVRSFAEQILKEEKRLDILVNNAGASGLPYAITPEGLEITFTTNHLGPFLLTHLLLDLLKRTAPSRIVVVSSFMHGQGNIDTSNLWGKNLEKNRYNDSYNSTKLMNAIWAKDLATQLQGTGVTVNSVNPGIVMTDAMRNYPFLLRFIFNIIGFFFFKNAEEGAASAIYSSVSEEAEGLTGKFIDSDCTIVPPSKKTRDPAVNRKLWEACESATNLNSHQGK
- the LOC120990566 gene encoding retinol dehydrogenase 14-like isoform X2; its protein translation is MELPSFLSHPVWFFCSVVLAVVLRLQRKGSWEARKCRADLTGKTAIVTGANTGIGKQVALDFARRNARVILACRSRDRGQKAVDEIKRETSNRNVILSILDTSSMASVRSFAEQILKEEKRLDILVNNAGASGLPYAITPEGLEITFTTNHLGPFLLTHLLLDLLKRTAPSRIVVVSSFMHGQGNIDTSNLWGKNLEKNRYNDSYNSTKLMNAIWAKDLATQLQGTGVTVNSVNPGIVMTDAMRNYPFLLRFIFNIIGFFFFKNAEEGAASAIYSSVSEEAEGLTGKFIDSDCTIVPPSKKTRDPAVNRKLWEACESATNLNSHQGK